A stretch of DNA from Echeneis naucrates chromosome 3, fEcheNa1.1, whole genome shotgun sequence:
TTTAAGAAAGCGCAGGCAGAGTGAACACGTGCACATGATGGGGATAAGTGGAGACAGATAGAAAGTGTCAAAGGCAGAACACGTGCATGCGAGGGAGAAAGATTATCATTCCCTCAGACGCTGCAGTAGTGAAAGCATATGCTGATCACTGGATTCATTTTCAGTAGACACAAATATGGCCTCCATCTCACACAAATATTTATACAGTACAAATACatgtatgaaaaataatatttagtaACTCTGCTCTTACCTTTGATTCAATATTTTGCTGCCACTCAGTCAGCTTTTGTTTGGTGAGCTAATTTTTTGGACCTTTGAGTTAATTTTTACCTGCAAGACATTTCATCAGCACAGATTTCACTGCACACGCATGTAATTGGATAACCATCAGCATGGGGCGGAGTCTCTGATCTGAGTTGACTCAGACACAAAGAGCTGAGTGCTACACTTCATTGATTCAAGCGGTCAGGCAAGCAAAGACAAGCAGCTAGTCAAGTTACACTACATCTAAATTTGGCAAGCACAGTCTGGGCGTCATGTCCCTGTATTTCCTGTGAGCGAGGAAGCTAAAGGCCCTGAGATTGAAGGTAAAGAGCATCACTGATGAGTCAATCTGGCCGAACAGGCAAGAGAATGTACTTTTATTATGTGTGTGCAGTccatgtgaagcagcagggtgATAGTGGTGGAGCATTATGTAAGAGCTGAAACAATTGCCTTCTTCATCCTTCGTAATGTAGATAGGGATGTGTAAAGAGGTATTTCACTGTTAGATTGATGGAAATAAAGGAAAGCGAAATAAAAATACTGAGGCAtatttgattttcacatttttatgtaaattgaAAATGAGATTTAGTCAGGATCATGGCCACGTTACAAATGATGACGTGCATCTCTGGTTCTCTTAGATGACCCTGAGAGCTTCCGTCAGGTCGACGGCACTCTGCTCACAGCAGAGGACATCGTTGAGAAGATTGCAAATGAGATCTATGAGGAAGATGATAGAGGGGTGTTTGACAGGATCGTTTCCAAACTGCTCAAACTGGGGCTGGTAggttgtaaatttgttttctgcCATTCAATGGACTCAGCACACAGCATAACACTTTCCCACTGCACGCTCACTGGTTCTTCACTGGGAGGGGCAGAGATGTGTAAATTGTGCTATGGGCCAGGACTTTGGTTGTAAATGACTTTTTTGACACCCATTAGGAGGTTCAGTAGAGCCTAAATTAAACCTTGAGGTGACTGTGATGCATGCAGTTTTGCAACCAATGTATTTCCCTTACGTCCTATGGATTGGTTTGCTGCACGCTGTGTGGTTTTCACCCTTCTTTTTGTCACCCGATAGATCACAGACAGCCAGGCAGATACTCTGGAGTACCAGGTGGCAAAGGCCCTCCAGGACCTCATCACCAAAAACGCCAAGAACAACGAGATTGCGGATACTGAGAGCAACAACCAGGACACCAAGGGAGAGCAGGAGGACCAGGTTTCAGACGTGTTAAATTCCTGCAAACAAGTGATTGTAAATAATGCcaataacaatgataaaaataaaaccaaaacataaacTCTGGTATTTCCAGGACACCTGGGAACCACCGAGGCACCGCTACAATGAAGAcgaggaggacgaggaagaCGACAACGATGAGATTGAGGACGAAGTAGAGCGGGACGTagaagaagatggaggtgaTATCACCTGGGACAAAGATACAGAGGGGGGCAATGAGGTGAGCCCCGAAGACGGGCTCCAGGACCTGCAGTACTTCCCCAACTTCTACCGTCTTCTCAGGAGCCTCAACTCAGGTAAAATCCCCAACACACCCTGGGACTGGTGTGATATTTGAGACCAGAGCTACCGAAATCATTAGTTCACTCTATCTAAAGACAGACATTGTCGGTGAAGAGCAGGACCAGATAgctgctgttgtcatggtaatgtTGTTTTCACAAGAATCAATGCGTCTTTTGTCCTCTTTTGTTTCTCATCACCATATCTTCCtatgaaatacacacacacacaattcattGTGTGTAACCATGTCATCATGAAACCAAAGTGAAACTCCACGTGGTAACAAATACTAACCATTAACCAATAACGAAACAATGTCGGTTTGAATCTGTCCTCTGTTGCAGACCAAGACGCTCAGGAGAGGGAGACACTGATCACCATCATGAAGACGCTGATTGACTTTGTAAAAATGATGGTGAAATATGGCACCATCACGCCGGAAGAGGGGGTCTCCTATCTTGGTAAGACATAACACATTACCAGCACTGTTTATTTATAGTTGAGGACATTCAGTGGCAGAGCACAAGGCAGTGAATCGTGTAATAGAGGCCACAGTATTCTCTGGAGTTGTGCTAATGTTATATAGGACAAGCTGACGATATTGCATATTCTTAGCATGACAATAGATTTCTTGAAATAGTAGTTTGACAAACAAATCCAACTCAatctttagttttgttttttttttccaactccCTCAATTGCATCTTACAGTCCCGATGTGGTCATAAAAAAATCGCCTTCAGATTTAATTTCTATATTTACTCGATGTTGCTATAAGTCATGATCACATTATGTTATTGCTGCAAATCGTAACCTCATCTGAATAAAGAGGTCATTGAGTTTTTTGCTGTACATGTATAATAAAGGTAAGCAGAACATATCCGGTTGCTTTCAACACTAGTCTCTATCTTAATTTGCTTTGTTTACATATATTTACTGTATTATGTCATAAAATAGGGCATATAgtaacattgtgattttaaatcATGTTGTGTCTTATGTGTTCAGTCCAATAAATTTTTGCTTTAGTCAGTGCCGACTGACGTAGCCAGGCTGGTTTTTATGGCCAACCATCACATCAGCAGTCAGAAGAAAGGTCACAAACCTGTAAGGGACAGCTTTTATCACCaacgtctctctctctctctgtgctcaaATGACATTCATTCCCAGACAGAGCATCAGGAAATTAGATGTATCTGTACTATTTAAAAGGATGGAACTATACCTAGAATTAATGTTTCAATTATATTTTAAGGAGTCCTAACTGGAAAAGTAGTCACTTAACAACTGACTAGTTCAATCTCAGCCTTATAACAGGTCAAAAATACAGTGAGAGTTACAATCCCCCAATAAAGTCAAGTATTAGCTGTACATGCTGTAAAAGGATTCATCAATACTGCTTCAGATAACCTCTAGCAGCATCTGTCCACTGTCGTTCCCATTGCAGCCGAGTAAATGACTACTGCGGACATCACACACGGGGACAAAACCAGCATATAACATTACACAGGGTGTGAGTTTCCTAGGCAACCTTTGGACTTGTTTAGGTTGTGAGGAGATAATAGGATGGACAGAACGTCCCCTTAGCAACATGTTAATGCCCCCTACCCTCCCCGTGCTGCCTCCATCCCCAGCTGACTATAAAGCTCCGATGAGTCACCCAAGTACACAGCCGAATACACACAGCTGTCAATTGATAATAATCTGCCTGAGGGTGATGGAAGGCTCAAGATGGCTagataaagacagagggacataaagtgagaggaggaaaattAGCATGAGAAGATAAAACACTGAGCACACAGAGAAAGCAACAGGGCTAATAATAAgaaatgaagatgaaattaTAAGACTCCTCAGCGCTCAGTTACAACACCGCATTGTGCCCTctcattttccttcttcttttgttgtgcTTGTTTTCAAATGTCAAGATATCTATAACAGTCATGGACATCTCTCTTAAGATCTGGCGTCAAATGAGAAGAAACAGTTTCTCTGCTCAAAATCGTCATCATATTTTCCACACTTTactgttttttgctttttacagaGGCATTCTTGTTCCATCAATACTTGAAGTAAACGGCGACAACTTTTAACTTGGTAGATGCTTCAGGAAATTACATACATGCTAGACATGCTATTGATACTACAGCTGTAATTACACAAAATGTGTCTTAATAGGAAAAATTATGATAAATTTATTTATGATAAATTCTGTACATTAATGGACACTTGAAGATGTCCCGTCGAGTGTTATAAATCAGGTATTAAATGTTAAAGAGGATGAAAATACAGCTGATCTCTGGGATGTGTGCATCCCCAGAACATCTGCTCTTCACCTCGTGGTTAACCCTTTGATAATCCAGAGACTGCAAATTTGTGATTTAACTCCCTTTGAGCCATgtgatctgtttgtgttttcccctGACTGATTTAGAGTCTctcatattttttaataaacaaaagaatGGCCTGGCTGATGTACCATTTCAGGTTACTTCAAACACTTGATacattgatttaaatttttttctgattaaagGTAACTCCTGTGTGTGCTGTTCACCATGTGTGCCTATGGCAAGAAAAATGCCAGACTGCTTTGTTAACTGTGATTAGGATGCATTATTGCTGTGATTATTTAGctgtatatttttcattaatccCTTTAGAATGCATGAATACATTTGACAAAATTATAGTGGGAAGAACAAGGCTGTATTCATCATTGTTGTCATGCTCTTAAACctacaattcattcatttgttgaaaCTCTTTTTGTTATGATAATCACCCGCtgagtcagacagaaacaggGACTAGAGTTTTTCATTCCTTGTCATCAGAGTGGAGTGACGACACAAATCTAAATTTAATTGTCTCATTCACCTGCAGAGAACCTGGATGCCATGATAGCCATGCAGACAAAGAACAAGCTGGGCAAGCCTCTCGGGCCACCTGACTCCACTGGACCCAACGGTAAACAGCTCCAAACGATCAAACACCTCAAATATcagtgaaatatatatatttgaatatatatttgaatatattcctatttatggaaataataataCTGTTTAACAATCAGACAGACAGCGTGTATGTATTGACCAGATAAGTGTTTCTTAAAATGCTGAGCCCCAGCAAAAAGTATCTGAGAAAcatgatgttgctgttgttgttgtttagggAAAAGCTTAGATGAGGATGATAACACCAAGTCAGAGGCTGCCAAGATGCAGAAGGAATATGAAAACCTGAAAGACTCGACCAAGGAGCAACCATCAACTGAGACCAGTCAGTCCGCTCCCCAATCCTGATGAACAGAGGAAGCATGAACACTACTTTGTTTTGTGATCTGATCTGTTTTCTAAAATAGGATGACACAGTTTAACCATTTGGCCCTTCCAAAATGACGAACCATGTGCCTTGTCAGTTACCTtaccttttttgggggggctcctcaaatagtgtgtgtgtgtgtgtgtgtgtgtgtgtgtgtgtgtgtgtgtgtgaaatgtcacAAATAAATCCATAAATATCAAATGCAGAGAGTTCTCACCACATCAGTCTTCATTTCACCTTAGTGAACACAGTGTTAGCACgaaataaacaacagcacaaagtcCAGGCCAATCCTAGTTAATCCCCTGTTTGTCACTGAACTAGGCCATTCCTGTAAAACAGGAAAGCTTGCTACCATTTTCTCTCAATCCTgtcaaatacagacacacataaaaagaaaggaaaaatgaaacacagagcagcatttcCACTGTTCCAACTGAACAGTTGTATCTGTATGTTAACAGGCTGCACAGAGTTGCGTAATATAatattgggggaaaaaaataggaCATATGGTATAATCCAAATGCAATCTTTGGTTAAGTAACTGTGTAAAT
This window harbors:
- the scg3 gene encoding secretogranin-3 isoform X1, with the translated sequence MASKYVGLLVLFQLLALSVVSQISAFPTPTASADDKAVYNRQLTEERPLQEQIAEADSVKDAVQSAENRHPITSKDAEPEQDYNDLTVLKSMAEGQKSKGDAEVPVTKEDQYVPDESDSTKSRRLVEDYDSTKNGMNEGKYQDDPESFRQVDGTLLTAEDIVEKIANEIYEEDDRGVFDRIVSKLLKLGLITDSQADTLEYQVAKALQDLITKNAKNNEIADTESNNQDTKGEQEDQDTWEPPRHRYNEDEEDEEDDNDEIEDEVERDVEEDGGDITWDKDTEGGNEVSPEDGLQDLQYFPNFYRLLRSLNSDQDAQERETLITIMKTLIDFVKMMVKYGTITPEEGVSYLENLDAMIAMQTKNKLGKPLGPPDSTGPNGKSLDEDDNTKSEAAKMQKEYENLKDSTKEQPSTETNQPGKSETYLEAIRKNIEWLKKHNKEEGQDDYDLSKLKDFMDQQVDSYIEKGIIAKVEGDTIKRIYSSL
- the scg3 gene encoding secretogranin-3 isoform X2, whose translation is MASKYVGLLVLFQLLALSVVSQISAFPTPTASADDKAVYNRQLTEERPLQEQIAEADSVKDAVQSAENRHPITSKDAEPEQDYNDLTVLKSMAEGQKSKGDAEVPVTKEDQYVPDESDSTKSRRLVEDYDSTKNGMNEDDPESFRQVDGTLLTAEDIVEKIANEIYEEDDRGVFDRIVSKLLKLGLITDSQADTLEYQVAKALQDLITKNAKNNEIADTESNNQDTKGEQEDQDTWEPPRHRYNEDEEDEEDDNDEIEDEVERDVEEDGGDITWDKDTEGGNEVSPEDGLQDLQYFPNFYRLLRSLNSDQDAQERETLITIMKTLIDFVKMMVKYGTITPEEGVSYLENLDAMIAMQTKNKLGKPLGPPDSTGPNGKSLDEDDNTKSEAAKMQKEYENLKDSTKEQPSTETNQPGKSETYLEAIRKNIEWLKKHNKEEGQDDYDLSKLKDFMDQQVDSYIEKGIIAKVEGDTIKRIYSSL